One segment of Rhodothermales bacterium DNA contains the following:
- a CDS encoding cysteine desulfurase-like protein — MSPTPPTRTRYDVGVVRSCFPSLHVGDHVFMDNPGGTQVAKRVIDRTTDYFTRMNANTGGYFATSEASDDLLVQAHAAAADLLGASTGDEIVFGQNMTSLTFSISRSIGRELNPGDEIIVTRMDHDGNISPWLMMAEDRGLTVRWLDFNRDTFRYDLDDLDRLLTPRTRLVAVNYASNALGTVNDVRAVTERAHAVGAWVYVDAVQYVPHGVTDVQAIGCDFLACSPYKFYGPHQGVVWGRRELLERLTPYKVRPASNELPTRFETGTLSHEGMAGTLGAIEHLAWVGETMGFAAPAMESGIGPEGAGTGRRTPDPIRRRHLEAAFHAIAEHEHAVFGKLLDGLHAIPGVTVYGPDHRDRVPTVAITKSGTTPEQLARHLGRHGIFSWDGHYYAIEVVRHLGLDRQGGMLRLGLAQYNTADEVDRVLNALTG; from the coding sequence GTGAGCCCCACCCCACCGACGCGTACCCGGTATGACGTGGGCGTGGTACGTTCCTGCTTTCCATCACTGCATGTGGGTGACCACGTGTTCATGGACAACCCCGGAGGCACGCAGGTAGCGAAGCGCGTCATTGACCGGACGACCGACTATTTCACGCGCATGAACGCGAATACGGGCGGGTATTTTGCCACGTCCGAGGCCTCCGACGATCTCCTGGTCCAGGCCCACGCTGCCGCCGCTGACCTGCTCGGCGCATCGACGGGTGACGAAATCGTGTTCGGCCAGAACATGACCTCGCTCACGTTCAGCATCTCCCGATCCATCGGACGTGAACTCAATCCCGGGGACGAAATCATCGTCACGCGGATGGACCATGACGGCAACATCAGTCCGTGGCTTATGATGGCCGAGGACCGGGGCCTGACCGTCCGGTGGTTGGATTTCAACCGCGACACGTTCCGGTACGACCTGGATGACCTGGACCGGCTCCTGACCCCGCGTACGCGGCTCGTGGCGGTCAACTACGCCAGCAACGCCCTGGGTACGGTCAACGATGTACGCGCCGTCACCGAGCGCGCCCACGCCGTTGGCGCGTGGGTATATGTGGATGCCGTACAGTATGTGCCCCATGGTGTTACGGATGTCCAAGCCATTGGCTGCGACTTCCTCGCCTGCTCGCCCTACAAATTCTACGGCCCGCATCAAGGCGTGGTCTGGGGCCGCCGTGAATTGCTGGAGCGGCTTACGCCCTACAAGGTCCGGCCGGCGTCCAACGAACTGCCGACGCGGTTCGAGACCGGCACGCTGTCCCACGAGGGCATGGCCGGAACGCTCGGCGCCATCGAACATCTGGCCTGGGTTGGGGAGACCATGGGATTCGCCGCGCCCGCCATGGAGTCGGGCATCGGACCGGAGGGCGCCGGAACAGGGAGGCGGACGCCCGATCCCATACGCCGCCGACACCTCGAAGCCGCGTTCCACGCCATCGCCGAGCACGAGCATGCCGTTTTCGGAAAGCTGCTGGATGGACTGCACGCCATTCCAGGCGTGACCGTGTACGGCCCGGATCATCGTGATCGCGTTCCGACGGTCGCCATCACGAAGTCAGGCACGACGCCCGAACAACTGGCCCGCCATCTGGGCCGCCACGGCATTTTCTCCTGGGACGGACACTACTACGCGATTGAAGTCGTGCGGCACCTGGGTCTCGACCGGCAGGGCGGCATGCTGCGGTTGGGCCTGGCCCAGTACAACACGGCGGACGAAGTGGACCGGGTCCTGAATGCGCTTACAGGCTGA
- a CDS encoding DUF493 family protein, with protein MQPTSNAWWDKFRTLLDDQNEWPTTYLFKFIAPKDKAEQVEQLFEGVGEVTVRASSKGSWRSITTRVHVESADRVVDYYRQAAEIEGVISL; from the coding sequence ATGCAGCCTACATCCAATGCGTGGTGGGACAAATTCCGGACGTTGCTGGATGACCAGAACGAATGGCCGACCACCTACCTGTTCAAGTTCATTGCGCCCAAGGATAAAGCCGAGCAAGTTGAACAGTTGTTTGAAGGTGTCGGAGAGGTGACGGTCCGCGCGTCGTCCAAGGGCAGTTGGCGCAGCATTACCACGCGGGTGCACGTGGAGAGTGCGGATCGGGTGGTCGATTATTACCGGCAGGCCGCCGAAATAGAGGGTGTCATCAGCCTGTAA
- a CDS encoding VanZ family protein produces the protein MPEFLRGRLWPAILWTVLVIVALSIPTQSLSKSDLLEWDKAAHFVLFFVLTWLWLHGAARTSRTKGLLVVLMACAFAFLTEYYQEMLGFRSKDMLDAVADSAGALVAGAVWWWETRRRDA, from the coding sequence ATGCCCGAATTTCTTCGTGGCCGCCTCTGGCCGGCCATCCTCTGGACCGTACTGGTGATCGTGGCTCTCAGCATCCCCACGCAGTCGTTGTCGAAGTCCGACCTCCTGGAATGGGACAAGGCCGCCCATTTCGTCCTGTTCTTCGTACTCACCTGGCTGTGGCTCCACGGGGCCGCAAGGACCTCCCGGACGAAAGGACTGCTGGTCGTGCTGATGGCCTGCGCGTTCGCGTTCCTGACGGAATACTACCAGGAAATGCTGGGCTTCCGGTCGAAGGACATGCTGGATGCCGTGGCCGATTCGGCCGGAGCCCTGGTGGCGGGGGCCGTCTGGTGGTGGGAGACGCGACGCCGCGACGCCTGA
- a CDS encoding Ig-like domain-containing protein → MSVRTASFLGLTAFLLASCAVPVPPGGGPPDATPPSIIVTEPANGTVRVEGREIRLTFSEAVDQGSFARAWSLTPDIPGTADVSWRGRTVTLRFPEAFRPETTYILTIDSAFRDARGVGLTSPISMAFATGDRLNEGTLSGQALDPVTGKPVAGLDVFAYAPDDSLGVHPPLYRTQTGRDGRFGFRNLREGDYALLGVGDANRNRRLDPGERVAVAGARTVTADSVSVPPDWDFLPVRYDPVAPDVARVTAVSTRDLEVRFTEAVQLHRTPGVALVDSLDRPMRGAGTPGALAGAAWYIPPGDVQPMPARPDERLATISTRSAAVWRIRVDTLLAGNWRLRLEDRSGSANGAAVKPAIADSAGNALASGSWPFTVRGSEPPADTARVVRVLPDSMLIFPRDALRMLFSAPVPDPLRIALEDTSGTGLSTVTASGMAARRETDSTGSFTPAHVLEVDRGVLPPTGPFRVVVADTSFIRALAGVDATGEIVGTLDSEVPVVVEFPGIDTLHVDAGLTRFRLSQVPGGTRYRIRAFQDVDGDGRWSAGTLRPWSPPEPIIWADGTEPVRARWESVRTDTLRFLTPAAENRP, encoded by the coding sequence ATGAGTGTGCGTACGGCCTCATTCCTGGGTTTGACCGCATTCCTGCTGGCGTCCTGCGCGGTACCGGTTCCTCCGGGCGGCGGCCCGCCCGACGCCACACCCCCCTCCATTATCGTAACTGAACCGGCGAACGGGACCGTCCGCGTCGAGGGCCGGGAGATCCGGCTCACGTTCTCGGAAGCCGTGGACCAGGGCTCGTTTGCCCGCGCGTGGAGCCTGACCCCCGACATCCCCGGCACGGCGGACGTATCCTGGCGCGGCCGGACCGTGACCCTGCGCTTTCCGGAGGCCTTCCGACCGGAAACCACGTACATCCTGACCATCGATTCCGCATTCCGGGATGCGCGGGGAGTCGGACTCACCTCCCCGATTTCGATGGCCTTCGCGACCGGCGATCGGTTGAATGAGGGCACATTGTCCGGGCAGGCGCTGGACCCCGTGACCGGCAAGCCGGTGGCCGGCCTGGATGTGTTCGCGTACGCTCCCGACGATTCACTGGGCGTGCATCCACCCCTCTACCGCACCCAGACGGGTCGCGACGGTCGATTCGGCTTCCGGAACCTGCGGGAAGGCGACTACGCGCTGTTGGGGGTGGGCGATGCCAATCGCAACCGCCGCCTGGATCCCGGTGAGCGGGTTGCGGTGGCTGGTGCGCGCACCGTGACCGCCGATTCTGTGAGTGTGCCCCCGGACTGGGACTTCCTGCCCGTACGGTACGACCCGGTTGCCCCCGACGTCGCGCGGGTCACCGCGGTCAGCACGCGGGATCTGGAAGTCCGCTTCACGGAAGCCGTGCAGCTGCACCGGACACCCGGCGTCGCCCTGGTGGATTCGCTGGACCGGCCAATGAGGGGCGCCGGAACGCCGGGGGCGTTGGCGGGTGCCGCGTGGTATATCCCGCCCGGGGACGTCCAGCCGATGCCTGCGAGACCCGACGAACGTCTGGCGACAATCTCCACGCGCTCCGCTGCGGTCTGGCGGATCCGGGTGGATACCCTGCTCGCCGGAAACTGGCGGCTCCGGTTGGAAGATCGATCAGGCTCCGCAAATGGCGCCGCGGTGAAACCGGCCATTGCGGATTCGGCAGGGAATGCACTCGCGAGCGGGAGTTGGCCCTTCACGGTGCGTGGATCCGAACCCCCGGCGGATACGGCTCGAGTGGTACGTGTCCTGCCCGATTCGATGTTGATTTTTCCGCGGGATGCGCTGCGCATGCTGTTCTCAGCTCCGGTCCCCGATCCGCTCAGGATTGCCCTGGAGGATACGTCAGGTACCGGGCTTTCCACGGTGACGGCGAGTGGCATGGCTGCCCGGCGAGAGACGGATTCCACAGGGTCGTTCACCCCCGCCCACGTGCTGGAAGTGGACCGGGGCGTGCTTCCACCAACCGGACCCTTCCGTGTGGTGGTGGCCGATACGTCGTTCATCCGGGCCCTGGCGGGCGTGGACGCCACGGGTGAAATCGTGGGCACGCTCGACTCGGAGGTACCCGTCGTGGTGGAATTTCCGGGCATCGACACCCTCCACGTGGACGCCGGGCTCACCCGTTTCCGCCTTTCGCAGGTGCCGGGTGGCACCCGCTACCGCATCCGGGCGTTCCAGGATGTGGACGGCGACGGCCGCTGGTCGGCAGGCACGCTGCGCCCCTGGTCTCCGCCCGAACCCATCATCTGGGCCGACGGCACCGAACCCGTGCGTGCGCGTTGGGAATCCGTACGGACCGATACGCTCCGCTTTTTGACGCCGGCTGCAGAAAACCGCCCCTGA
- a CDS encoding energy transducer TonB, protein MALRKTDKANLKNKYPLYVEIGLFLTLVVLIVAFRIDMTANNGFEVTTTEQEVVQMEEIIQTQQIEKPPPPPRPPVPVEVPNDEVLDDEDLDLDMFLDIDEAPDLPPPPPPAAVEEEPEPEIFVIVEEMPELIGGLPGLQKKIKYPEIAKKAGVEGRVFLQFVVDENGNVVDPVVTRGIGAGCDEEALRAIREAKFKPGMQRGKAVKVKMSLPITFKLK, encoded by the coding sequence ATGGCACTCCGCAAGACTGACAAGGCGAATCTCAAGAACAAGTACCCCTTGTACGTTGAGATCGGCCTGTTTTTGACCCTGGTCGTCCTCATCGTTGCGTTCCGCATTGACATGACGGCCAACAATGGTTTCGAGGTCACGACCACCGAACAGGAAGTGGTCCAGATGGAAGAAATCATCCAGACGCAACAGATCGAGAAGCCCCCGCCCCCGCCGCGGCCTCCGGTCCCTGTTGAAGTCCCGAACGACGAAGTCCTGGACGATGAGGACCTCGACCTGGACATGTTCCTGGACATCGACGAAGCTCCGGACCTCCCACCACCACCGCCTCCTGCGGCTGTGGAAGAAGAGCCCGAGCCCGAGATTTTCGTGATCGTGGAAGAAATGCCGGAATTGATCGGCGGCCTGCCAGGTCTCCAGAAAAAGATCAAGTACCCGGAAATCGCCAAGAAGGCCGGTGTTGAAGGCCGCGTGTTCCTGCAGTTCGTGGTCGACGAGAACGGCAATGTGGTGGATCCCGTCGTGACGCGCGGCATTGGTGCCGGTTGCGACGAAGAAGCCCTCCGCGCCATCCGTGAGGCCAAGTTCAAGCCGGGCATGCAGCGTGGCAAGGCCGTGAAGGTGAAGATGTCCCTTCCCATCACGTTCAAGCTGAAGTAA
- the clpB gene encoding ATP-dependent chaperone ClpB — MNLQKFTVKAQEIVKAATEVAAARNHQGVEPPHLMRAFLDEPGGIVVSILEKLGATTDLLARRTDAALDKLPVVTGSSVSGQYIGNDAKKVFDRALAEAGQLKDDFVASEHLLIGLAASKDPIGDALRDAGVTKEAILRILKDVRGSQRVTDQHAESRYQALERYTKDLNDLAEKGRIDPVIGRDDEIRRILQILSRRTKNNPVLVGEPGVGKTAIAEGLAIRIVSGDVPDGLKNKRILALDMGSLIAGAKYRGEFEDRLKAVVKEVVDAEGQIVLFIDEIHTLVGAGAGEGAMDAANILKPALARGELRAIGATTLDEYKKYLEKDKALERRFQVVVVDEPSVEDTISILRGIKERYEVHHGVRITDGALVSAAELSHRYISDRFLPDKAIDLIDEAAARLRIEIDSMPEELDQLERQIRQLEIEREAVKREKDDSKLSQIAEQLANLEERSVELKARWKKEKELIGAIREAKEHMDELRVEAERLEREGKYGEVAELRYGRIPKLEELVDENKALLQSAQDQGALLKEEVDSEDIAGIISRWTGIPVSRMLESERAKLLRMEEELAKRVVGQAEAVSAVSNAVRRGRAGLQEETRPIGSFIFLGTTGVGKTELAKALARFLFNDDNAMVRIDMSEYQERHAVSRLVGAPPGYVGYEEGGQLTEAVRRHPYSVVLLDEIEKAHPEVFNILLQVLDDGRLTDNQGRVADFKNTIIIMTSNLGSEVIQSRMDAAGEDWSDASEEQLRTELMTVLRQRLRPEFLNRIDEIVMFHPLGRDEIRRIVDIQFEDVRRLARKSNNIEVELTDAARDHLAGIGFDPVFGARPLKRVIQREITNKLAEELLSGWIEPDETIRIDVSGDGLSFETVPQSSAPETA; from the coding sequence ATGAACCTGCAGAAATTCACCGTAAAGGCCCAGGAAATCGTGAAGGCTGCCACCGAAGTGGCCGCCGCACGCAACCATCAGGGCGTGGAACCACCGCATCTCATGCGGGCCTTCCTGGATGAGCCGGGCGGCATTGTTGTTTCCATCCTGGAGAAACTGGGCGCCACCACCGACCTCCTGGCGCGTCGAACGGATGCCGCGCTCGACAAACTCCCCGTGGTCACCGGCTCCAGCGTGTCGGGCCAGTACATCGGCAATGACGCCAAGAAGGTGTTCGATCGCGCATTGGCGGAGGCCGGCCAGCTGAAGGACGACTTCGTGGCATCGGAGCACCTGTTGATCGGCCTGGCGGCATCCAAGGATCCCATCGGGGATGCGCTTCGCGATGCCGGTGTGACCAAGGAGGCCATCCTGCGCATCCTGAAAGATGTGCGCGGCTCCCAGCGCGTGACGGACCAGCATGCGGAGAGCCGGTATCAGGCGCTGGAGCGGTATACCAAGGACCTCAACGACCTGGCCGAGAAGGGCCGGATCGATCCGGTCATCGGCCGCGACGACGAAATCCGGCGCATCCTCCAGATCCTGTCCCGGCGCACCAAGAACAACCCTGTGCTGGTGGGCGAACCCGGCGTGGGCAAGACAGCCATTGCCGAGGGGCTGGCCATCCGGATCGTATCGGGCGACGTACCCGACGGGCTCAAGAACAAGCGCATCCTGGCGCTCGACATGGGCTCGCTGATTGCCGGTGCCAAATACCGCGGCGAATTCGAGGACCGGCTGAAAGCCGTGGTCAAGGAAGTCGTGGACGCGGAGGGACAGATCGTCCTCTTCATCGACGAAATCCATACGCTCGTGGGCGCGGGTGCCGGGGAAGGCGCCATGGATGCGGCGAACATCCTCAAGCCGGCCCTCGCGCGCGGTGAACTGCGGGCCATCGGCGCCACGACGCTCGACGAATACAAAAAGTACCTGGAGAAGGACAAGGCGCTGGAGCGCCGGTTCCAGGTGGTCGTGGTGGACGAACCCTCGGTGGAAGACACCATTTCCATCCTGCGTGGCATAAAAGAAAGGTATGAGGTGCACCACGGCGTCCGGATTACGGACGGTGCGTTGGTCTCCGCCGCCGAACTCAGTCATCGCTACATCTCGGACCGGTTCCTGCCGGACAAGGCCATTGACCTGATTGACGAGGCCGCGGCCCGGCTGCGGATAGAAATCGACTCCATGCCGGAGGAACTGGACCAGCTCGAACGGCAGATCCGGCAGCTGGAAATCGAACGGGAAGCCGTGAAGCGGGAGAAGGACGACTCCAAGCTGTCCCAGATTGCCGAGCAGCTCGCCAACCTGGAAGAGCGCAGCGTGGAATTGAAGGCCCGCTGGAAGAAGGAAAAGGAACTGATCGGGGCCATCCGTGAGGCGAAGGAGCACATGGACGAGCTCCGCGTGGAGGCCGAGCGGCTGGAGCGTGAAGGCAAGTACGGCGAAGTGGCCGAACTCCGCTATGGTCGCATTCCGAAACTCGAAGAGCTCGTCGACGAGAACAAAGCGTTGCTGCAGTCCGCCCAGGACCAGGGTGCATTGCTCAAGGAAGAGGTCGATTCCGAAGACATTGCCGGCATCATTTCCCGATGGACCGGTATTCCGGTGTCCCGCATGCTGGAAAGCGAACGGGCGAAACTCCTCCGCATGGAGGAAGAACTTGCCAAGCGCGTCGTGGGACAGGCAGAAGCCGTGTCCGCGGTATCGAATGCCGTCCGGCGGGGCCGCGCCGGCCTCCAGGAGGAAACCCGACCCATCGGCTCATTCATTTTCCTGGGCACCACGGGGGTCGGCAAGACCGAACTCGCCAAAGCCCTGGCCCGCTTCCTGTTCAACGACGACAATGCCATGGTGCGCATTGACATGAGTGAATACCAGGAGCGACACGCCGTGAGCCGCCTGGTGGGTGCCCCTCCCGGCTACGTCGGTTACGAGGAAGGTGGCCAGCTCACCGAAGCGGTCCGCCGCCATCCCTATTCCGTCGTGCTGCTGGATGAGATCGAGAAGGCGCATCCGGAGGTGTTCAACATCCTGCTCCAGGTGCTGGACGACGGTCGATTGACCGACAACCAGGGCCGCGTGGCCGACTTCAAGAATACCATCATCATCATGACCTCGAACCTGGGTTCGGAAGTCATCCAGAGCCGGATGGATGCGGCCGGTGAGGACTGGTCGGACGCGTCGGAGGAACAGCTCAGAACCGAGCTCATGACCGTGCTCCGCCAGCGGCTGCGGCCCGAGTTCCTGAACCGGATTGACGAGATCGTGATGTTCCATCCGCTCGGACGGGATGAGATCCGGCGCATTGTGGACATCCAGTTCGAGGACGTCCGTCGTCTGGCCCGCAAGAGCAACAACATCGAGGTCGAGCTGACCGATGCGGCACGGGACCACCTGGCCGGCATTGGCTTCGATCCGGTGTTCGGCGCACGGCCGCTGAAGCGGGTCATCCAGCGGGAAATCACCAACAAGCTGGCCGAGGAGTTGCTGTCGGGCTGGATTGAACCGGACGAAACCATCCGGATAGATGTGAGCGGCGACGGGCTCAGTTTCGAGACGGTGCCGCAGTCAAGCGCGCCAGAGACCGCCTGA
- a CDS encoding DUF2231 domain-containing protein encodes MIPLPDWAPNLHPLIVHFPIGILFTAALFDLVGTALRNLDFPRRAAMMLYVLGGIAITFTWLTGRAAADSVFLPTEANALLTEHADLGTWAFYFFAAYAVVRLITFFAGLEKSTPVRLIQTLVGLGGLALLTVTADHGAEMVFKYGVGVQAVDSSPAVVMAPADSSAFGPQVTDNGGWMWRPTRAAAWQSAMVTSGDLRSSLVDGGERGDVLALSVSDGSAMFWFDQPLEAIQVDASMDLSGFDGTAMLVHHIIDKDNFHFMAVGQGEMRQGHSENGDLYLMDAKPFDAAGWHTYRVVGDQTHFRAYADEVLVTHGHKEAAGSGFVGVRLNGTGTVLLEWMQVQPVR; translated from the coding sequence ATGATTCCCCTTCCCGACTGGGCCCCGAACCTCCACCCCCTGATTGTCCATTTCCCGATCGGCATCCTGTTCACGGCGGCGTTGTTCGACCTTGTCGGTACGGCGCTGCGCAACCTGGACTTTCCACGTCGGGCGGCCATGATGCTGTACGTGCTCGGAGGGATAGCCATCACGTTCACCTGGCTGACCGGCCGTGCCGCCGCCGACTCGGTGTTCCTCCCGACCGAAGCCAACGCCCTGCTCACCGAACACGCCGACCTGGGCACGTGGGCGTTCTATTTTTTCGCAGCCTACGCCGTGGTTCGTCTCATAACCTTCTTCGCGGGGCTGGAGAAGTCAACACCCGTTCGGCTCATCCAGACCCTCGTCGGACTGGGCGGACTGGCCCTGCTGACGGTGACGGCCGATCACGGCGCAGAAATGGTCTTCAAATATGGCGTAGGGGTCCAGGCCGTGGACAGTTCCCCGGCCGTGGTCATGGCCCCGGCCGACTCCTCGGCGTTCGGCCCGCAGGTCACCGACAACGGCGGATGGATGTGGCGCCCCACGCGGGCCGCTGCCTGGCAATCCGCCATGGTCACCTCCGGTGATCTCCGCTCATCGCTCGTGGACGGCGGCGAACGCGGTGACGTGCTGGCGCTCTCGGTCTCTGACGGCAGCGCCATGTTCTGGTTCGACCAGCCCCTGGAAGCCATCCAGGTGGATGCCAGCATGGACCTCTCCGGCTTCGACGGCACGGCCATGCTGGTTCATCATATCATCGACAAGGACAACTTCCATTTCATGGCCGTGGGCCAAGGGGAGATGCGTCAGGGCCACAGCGAGAACGGCGACCTGTATCTGATGGACGCCAAACCGTTCGATGCCGCCGGGTGGCACACCTACCGCGTGGTGGGAGACCAGACCCACTTCCGGGCCTACGCCGATGAAGTCCTGGTCACGCACGGTCACAAGGAGGCCGCCGGATCCGGATTCGTGGGCGTCCGCCTGAACGGCACCGGGACCGTACTCCTGGAATGGATGCAAGTGCAGCCGGTGCGCTGA
- a CDS encoding TonB family protein: MALRKTENANLRKKYPLFVEVGLLLTLVILILAFRLDMTVSEPVDFNTTEQEVVQMEEILQTQQIEKPPPPPPPPVPVEVPNDEVLEDVDLDLDMFLDIDEAPDLPPPPPPAAVEEEQEPEIFVLVEDMPELIGGMAGLQKRVKYPEMAKRANVEGKVFLQFIVDEQGNVVDPVVMRGIGAGCDEEALRAIREAKFKPGRQRGVPVQVKFNLAVTFRLR, encoded by the coding sequence ATGGCACTGCGAAAAACGGAGAACGCCAATCTCCGCAAGAAATATCCGCTGTTCGTGGAAGTCGGCCTGCTCCTGACCCTGGTCATCCTCATCCTGGCCTTCCGCCTGGACATGACCGTCAGCGAGCCGGTGGACTTCAACACGACCGAACAGGAAGTCGTCCAGATGGAGGAAATCCTCCAGACGCAACAGATCGAGAAACCCCCGCCGCCGCCGCCACCGCCGGTTCCCGTCGAGGTCCCGAACGACGAGGTGCTGGAGGACGTGGATCTGGACCTGGACATGTTCCTGGACATTGACGAAGCCCCCGACCTGCCCCCTCCGCCTCCCCCGGCCGCCGTCGAGGAGGAGCAAGAGCCCGAGATCTTCGTGCTGGTCGAGGACATGCCCGAGCTGATCGGCGGCATGGCGGGCCTGCAGAAGCGGGTCAAGTACCCGGAAATGGCCAAGCGCGCCAACGTGGAAGGCAAGGTGTTCCTGCAGTTCATCGTGGACGAGCAGGGCAACGTGGTCGATCCGGTCGTCATGCGCGGCATTGGTGCCGGATGCGATGAGGAAGCCCTCCGCGCCATCCGCGAGGCAAAGTTCAAGCCGGGCCGGCAGCGCGGCGTACCGGTGCAGGTGAAATTCAACCTGGCGGTCACGTTCCGTCTTCGCTGA
- a CDS encoding NAD(P)H-hydrate dehydratase encodes MPDPSSQIAPLLTAAAMREADRVTIEEIGIPGHTLMECAGRAATALIRSLDPRRVTVVCGTGNNGGDGLVVARLLADRGVTVDVLLTGAMSGPDAVLNLQVLERALERWPDMPVQILRPDSVAPGGEVTDAAWASLQGSDVVVDALLGTGLSSAVREPAAALIDGMNALNTIRIALDMPSGLSSDTGEIQGRAVHAHHTVTFGAAKVGLYIGDGPEVAGRIHVADIGIPRALLRAAASAPGCAGMPSATAVRAHLRPRRRGDHKYTTGPTIVAGGSTAFPGAPALAALAAARVGSGYVTVWCPEAIRPLLLEKLTEIPVVPFSEQPDWERARALVVGPGLGRGDATRDFVKTTLSGFDGPAVVDADALHALRDDREWVAANSRARWVFTPHAGEFARLTGTPERKMGDITTNVIESVRAFARDWNVVLLLKGQPSLTAEPDGTVHVNDTGNASAGTAGTGDVLAGMIGGLLATGIDPFHAASSGIHLAGTAADRFVEEGASQSMMATDIVALLPTLLASYR; translated from the coding sequence ATGCCCGACCCCTCATCCCAAATCGCCCCGCTCCTCACCGCCGCCGCCATGCGCGAGGCAGACCGGGTGACCATCGAGGAGATCGGGATTCCCGGGCACACGCTCATGGAGTGTGCGGGGCGGGCGGCGACCGCCCTCATCCGGTCGCTGGACCCGCGGCGGGTGACCGTGGTGTGCGGAACGGGCAACAACGGCGGTGACGGGCTGGTCGTCGCCCGCCTCCTGGCCGACCGGGGCGTAACCGTGGACGTGCTGCTGACCGGCGCCATGTCCGGCCCCGACGCCGTGCTGAACCTGCAAGTCCTGGAACGCGCGCTCGAGCGCTGGCCCGACATGCCCGTGCAAATCCTGCGTCCGGATTCCGTCGCGCCAGGTGGCGAGGTTACGGATGCAGCGTGGGCTTCCCTTCAAGGCTCAGATGTGGTGGTCGACGCCCTGCTCGGCACCGGCCTGAGCAGCGCCGTCCGTGAGCCGGCCGCAGCCCTGATTGACGGCATGAACGCCCTGAACACGATCCGGATTGCCCTCGACATGCCCTCCGGCCTCTCCAGCGATACGGGCGAAATCCAGGGTCGGGCCGTGCACGCCCACCACACCGTCACCTTCGGGGCGGCCAAGGTCGGCCTGTACATCGGCGACGGACCCGAAGTCGCGGGGCGCATCCACGTGGCGGACATCGGCATTCCCCGAGCGCTGCTGCGGGCGGCGGCGAGCGCCCCCGGCTGCGCCGGGATGCCTTCGGCAACGGCCGTGCGGGCGCACCTGAGGCCCCGCCGCCGCGGTGACCACAAATACACCACCGGCCCCACGATTGTCGCCGGCGGATCGACCGCATTCCCCGGTGCGCCCGCACTGGCCGCGCTCGCCGCCGCCCGCGTGGGCTCCGGGTACGTCACCGTCTGGTGCCCGGAGGCCATCCGGCCCCTGTTGCTGGAGAAACTGACCGAGATTCCGGTCGTCCCGTTTTCCGAGCAGCCCGACTGGGAACGCGCCCGGGCCCTGGTCGTCGGCCCCGGCCTGGGACGCGGCGACGCAACCAGGGACTTCGTGAAAACGACCCTGTCCGGCTTCGACGGTCCGGCCGTCGTGGACGCCGATGCCCTCCATGCCCTGCGCGACGACCGGGAATGGGTGGCGGCAAACAGCCGGGCGCGCTGGGTTTTCACGCCACACGCCGGCGAATTCGCACGATTGACCGGGACGCCAGAGCGTAAAATGGGAGACATCACCACCAACGTCATTGAGTCCGTCCGGGCGTTTGCCCGGGACTGGAACGTCGTGCTGCTCCTGAAGGGCCAGCCCAGCCTCACCGCCGAGCCGGACGGAACGGTCCACGTGAATGACACCGGAAACGCATCGGCCGGCACTGCGGGTACCGGGGACGTCCTGGCCGGCATGATCGGGGGCCTGCTGGCGACCGGCATCGATCCCTTCCATGCCGCATCGTCCGGCATCCATCTGGCCGGAACTGCCGCCGACCGGTTCGTTGAAGAGGGCGCATCCCAATCCATGATGGCCACCGACATCGTCGCCCTCCTGCCCACCCTGTTGGCCTCGTACCGCTGA